One window of the Pieris brassicae chromosome Z, ilPieBrab1.1, whole genome shotgun sequence genome contains the following:
- the LOC123718588 gene encoding endoplasmic reticulum mannosyl-oligosaccharide 1,2-alpha-mannosidase isoform X1 yields MTSTKTDTYINFCDDITNQQRPPHRFFHESTDSSLYIEPIATRNFFRKWNQLSRLQRTLVLGLLILLAIFCFVYGLSSAISNEHNWTGNAINSSLLLKLKQSAPSSKLKKEVLLFETDFNQRPIFTGPANAKQYAVVQSFKHAWKGYKEHAWGHDNLKPVSGTSFDWFSLGLTIVDGLDTAFIMGLTEEFEEGREWIKNELEFTKNKDVNFFEVTIRVLGALLTNYHFSGDDMFLEKAKDLGERLMAAFASPSGIPYSDVNLGARTAHVPEWSHHSSTSEISTVQLEFRELSRASDNPAFEDAAAAVSEKLHQLPKKHGLVPIFINPNTGQFVPHATITLGARGDSYYEYLLKQWIQTGRTMNYLRDDYLTAIEGVREFLARRSVPNKRLFIGELTTGSETMNTQAFYPKMDHLTCFLPGTLALGHANGLPDWHLEMAEELIHTCYLTYAAHPTFMAPEITHFNIGSSSTEDMFTKLADAHSLLRPEFVESLYVMYQLTGNTTYQDWGWQVYMGIEKYARVPRGYTSLTNVKTEKPSPKDMMESFFISETLKYLYLLFSDDRYMIDLSKYVFNSEAHPLPIHNN; encoded by the exons ATGACGTCAACCAAGACAGACACATATATAAACTTCTGTGATGACATCACAAACCAGCAGCGACCTCCACACCGATTTTTTCATGAGTCTACTGATAGCTCATTGTATATTGAACCCATAGCTACAAGAAATTTTTTTAGG aAATGGAATCAGCTCTCTCGATTACAAAGGACATTAGTGTTGGGCTTACTTATACTATTAGCTATATTTTGCTTTGTGTATGGACTGTCATCAGCCATATCTAATGAACATAATTGGACA GGAAATGCCATAAATTCGTCATTGCTCCTTAAATTGAAGCAATCTGCGCCATCTTCGAAATTGAAGAAGGAAGTACTCTTATTTGAGACTGATTTTAACCAAAGGCCTATATTCAcag gaCCGGCGAATGCAAAACAATACGCCGTCGTACAAAGCTTCAAACATGCTTGGAAAGGATACAAGGAGCACGCTTGGGGCCATGATAATTTGAAACCTGTGTCGGGCACTTCCTTTGATTGGTTTTCTTTGGGATTAACTATAGTCGATGGACTTGATACAGCATTTATTATGGGACTCACTGAAG AGTTTGAAGAGGGGCGTGAATGGATAAAAAATGAGTTGGAATTCACAAAAAATAAGGATGTTAATTTCTTTGAAGTTACGATACGGGTGTTGGGCGCTCTATTAACAAACTATCATTTCTCTGGTGATGATATGTTCCTTGAAAAAGct aaaGATCTTGGCGAGCGTCTTATGGCAGCGTTCGCATCACCATCTGGCATTCCTTACTCGGACGTGAATCTAGGAGCACGTACGGCCCATGTCCCGGAATGGTCTCACCACAGTTCAACATCTGAGATCAGCACTGTTCAACTGGAATTTCGAGAACTTTCAAGGGCATCTGATAACCCTGCTTTTGAG gaCGCAGCTGCGGCAGTGTCCGAGAAACTTCACCAATTGCCGAAGAAACATGGTCTGGTACCAATATTCATCAATCCCAATACGGGTCAATTTGTGCCTCACGCAACGATCACGCTCGGCGCACGCGGTGACagttattatgaatatttgcTCAAACAATGGATACAGACCGGAAGGACAATGAATTA TTTGCGAGACGATTACTTGACTGCGATAGAGGGTGTGCGTGAGTTCCTTGCACGTAGATCTGTGCCAAATAAAAGGCTGTTTATTGGCGAATTAACAACAGGCTCAGAG ACTATGAATACGCAGGCTTTTTACCCGAAAATGGACCATTTGACCTGTTTCCTGCCTGGCACGTTGGCACTAGGCCATGCTAATGGACTACCGGATTGGCACTTGGAGATGGCAGAGGAACTTATACACACATGTTACTTGACCTATGCAGCTCATCCAACCTTCATGGCTCCAGAAATTAcgcattttaatatt GGTAGCAGTAGTACCGAAGATATGTTCACAAAGTTGGCGGATGCACACAGTCTTTTGCGGCCCGAATTTGTCGAGAGTTTGTATGTGATGTACCAATTAACTGGCAACACTACGTACCAGGATTGGGGCTGGCAAGTTTATATG ggTATTGAAAAGTACGCGCGGGTCCCTCGTGGTTACACGTCTCTTACCAACGTGAAGACCGAGAAACCTTCACCCAAAGACATGATGGAGTCGTTCTTCATTTCGGAGACTTTGAAATACCTATATCTTCTCTTCAGCGATGATAG ATACATGATCGATCTTAGCAAATATGTATTCAACAGTGAGGCACACCCGCTTCCAATACATAATAACTAA
- the LOC123718588 gene encoding endoplasmic reticulum mannosyl-oligosaccharide 1,2-alpha-mannosidase isoform X2: protein MTSTKTDTYINFCDDITNQQRPPHRFFHESTDSSLYIEPIATRNFFRKWNQLSRLQRTLVLGLLILLAIFCFVYGLSSAISNEHNWTGNAINSSLLLKLKQSAPSSKLKKEVLLFETDFNQRPIFTGPANAKQYAVVQSFKHAWKGYKEHAWGHDNLKPVSGTSFDWFSLGLTIVDGLDTAFIMGLTEEFEEGREWIKNELEFTKNKDVNFFEVTIRVLGALLTNYHFSGDDMFLEKAKDLGERLMAAFASPSGIPYSDVNLGARTAHVPEWSHHSSTSEISTVQLEFRELSRASDNPAFEDAAAAVSEKLHQLPKKHGLVPIFINPNTGQFVPHATITLGARGDSYYEYLLKQWIQTGRTMNYLRDDYLTAIEGVREFLARRSVPNKRLFIGELTTGSEAFYPKMDHLTCFLPGTLALGHANGLPDWHLEMAEELIHTCYLTYAAHPTFMAPEITHFNIGSSSTEDMFTKLADAHSLLRPEFVESLYVMYQLTGNTTYQDWGWQVYMGIEKYARVPRGYTSLTNVKTEKPSPKDMMESFFISETLKYLYLLFSDDRYMIDLSKYVFNSEAHPLPIHNN from the exons ATGACGTCAACCAAGACAGACACATATATAAACTTCTGTGATGACATCACAAACCAGCAGCGACCTCCACACCGATTTTTTCATGAGTCTACTGATAGCTCATTGTATATTGAACCCATAGCTACAAGAAATTTTTTTAGG aAATGGAATCAGCTCTCTCGATTACAAAGGACATTAGTGTTGGGCTTACTTATACTATTAGCTATATTTTGCTTTGTGTATGGACTGTCATCAGCCATATCTAATGAACATAATTGGACA GGAAATGCCATAAATTCGTCATTGCTCCTTAAATTGAAGCAATCTGCGCCATCTTCGAAATTGAAGAAGGAAGTACTCTTATTTGAGACTGATTTTAACCAAAGGCCTATATTCAcag gaCCGGCGAATGCAAAACAATACGCCGTCGTACAAAGCTTCAAACATGCTTGGAAAGGATACAAGGAGCACGCTTGGGGCCATGATAATTTGAAACCTGTGTCGGGCACTTCCTTTGATTGGTTTTCTTTGGGATTAACTATAGTCGATGGACTTGATACAGCATTTATTATGGGACTCACTGAAG AGTTTGAAGAGGGGCGTGAATGGATAAAAAATGAGTTGGAATTCACAAAAAATAAGGATGTTAATTTCTTTGAAGTTACGATACGGGTGTTGGGCGCTCTATTAACAAACTATCATTTCTCTGGTGATGATATGTTCCTTGAAAAAGct aaaGATCTTGGCGAGCGTCTTATGGCAGCGTTCGCATCACCATCTGGCATTCCTTACTCGGACGTGAATCTAGGAGCACGTACGGCCCATGTCCCGGAATGGTCTCACCACAGTTCAACATCTGAGATCAGCACTGTTCAACTGGAATTTCGAGAACTTTCAAGGGCATCTGATAACCCTGCTTTTGAG gaCGCAGCTGCGGCAGTGTCCGAGAAACTTCACCAATTGCCGAAGAAACATGGTCTGGTACCAATATTCATCAATCCCAATACGGGTCAATTTGTGCCTCACGCAACGATCACGCTCGGCGCACGCGGTGACagttattatgaatatttgcTCAAACAATGGATACAGACCGGAAGGACAATGAATTA TTTGCGAGACGATTACTTGACTGCGATAGAGGGTGTGCGTGAGTTCCTTGCACGTAGATCTGTGCCAAATAAAAGGCTGTTTATTGGCGAATTAACAACAGGCTCAGAG GCTTTTTACCCGAAAATGGACCATTTGACCTGTTTCCTGCCTGGCACGTTGGCACTAGGCCATGCTAATGGACTACCGGATTGGCACTTGGAGATGGCAGAGGAACTTATACACACATGTTACTTGACCTATGCAGCTCATCCAACCTTCATGGCTCCAGAAATTAcgcattttaatatt GGTAGCAGTAGTACCGAAGATATGTTCACAAAGTTGGCGGATGCACACAGTCTTTTGCGGCCCGAATTTGTCGAGAGTTTGTATGTGATGTACCAATTAACTGGCAACACTACGTACCAGGATTGGGGCTGGCAAGTTTATATG ggTATTGAAAAGTACGCGCGGGTCCCTCGTGGTTACACGTCTCTTACCAACGTGAAGACCGAGAAACCTTCACCCAAAGACATGATGGAGTCGTTCTTCATTTCGGAGACTTTGAAATACCTATATCTTCTCTTCAGCGATGATAG ATACATGATCGATCTTAGCAAATATGTATTCAACAGTGAGGCACACCCGCTTCCAATACATAATAACTAA
- the LOC123718762 gene encoding uncharacterized protein LOC123718762 isoform X2, producing MQENYNFITIINTWRSLCGESEYRNIKRMSGDSSNHHTLPKMDEESVKDKEPVVLGGVATAAALDREFTETDDNLEKPFTDDKDAAGDANSTRDNDLLTEEKSKGSVNDNVDSVFLRPPPAGKVRSTPSTQEEDSCGIKCLYYTLQCCDCVLM from the exons ATgcaagaaaattataattttataacaataataaacacatgGCGTAGTTTATGTGGGGAGAGCGAATACAGAAATATTAAGAG gATGTCTGGTGATTCGTCAAACCATCATACCCTTCCAAAGATGGACGAGGAGTCCGTCAAGGATAAAGAACCGGTTGTTTTGGGTGGCGTAGCAACAGCAGCGGCTTTGGATCGAGAATTTACTGAGACTGATGACAATTTGGAAAAACCTTTCACAGATGATAAA GACGCAGCTGGGGACGCCAACAGCACTCGTGACAATGATCTCTTGACTGAGGAAAAGTCGAAGGGAAGTGTCAATGATAATGTGGATAGTGTATTCTTAAGACCACCTCCAGCAGGCAAAGTCCGATCAACACCGTCAACGCAAGAAGAAGACAGTTGtggtataaaatgtttgtactACACATTGCAGTGTTGTGATTGCGTACTTATGTGA
- the LOC123718762 gene encoding uncharacterized protein LOC123718762 isoform X1 — MGRSGTKLAPKHAGKSSKSTIPSSKPKTTSSKLPAITPSTSSKALLPPYTPGKNKSSTSFGVIWLPISKRSKHKDYVYNAYKPNDQNKERAPSMYNMMSGDSSNHHTLPKMDEESVKDKEPVVLGGVATAAALDREFTETDDNLEKPFTDDKDAAGDANSTRDNDLLTEEKSKGSVNDNVDSVFLRPPPAGKVRSTPSTQEEDSCGIKCLYYTLQCCDCVLM, encoded by the exons ATGGGCAGAAGCGGGACTAAATTGGCGCCAAAACATGCCGGTAAAAGTAGCAAATCGACTATACCCTCCTCAAAACCAAAGACCACTTCATCTAAACTGCCCGCGATAACTCCATCAACCTCAAGCAAAGCGTTATTACCACCTTACACTCCTGGAAAGAATAAATCGTCAACATCCTTTGGTGTAATATGGCTGCCAATTAGTAAACGAAGCAAACATAAAGATTATGTGTACAACGCCTATAAACCAAATGACCAAAATAAAGAACGTGCGCCATCTATGTACAATAT gATGTCTGGTGATTCGTCAAACCATCATACCCTTCCAAAGATGGACGAGGAGTCCGTCAAGGATAAAGAACCGGTTGTTTTGGGTGGCGTAGCAACAGCAGCGGCTTTGGATCGAGAATTTACTGAGACTGATGACAATTTGGAAAAACCTTTCACAGATGATAAA GACGCAGCTGGGGACGCCAACAGCACTCGTGACAATGATCTCTTGACTGAGGAAAAGTCGAAGGGAAGTGTCAATGATAATGTGGATAGTGTATTCTTAAGACCACCTCCAGCAGGCAAAGTCCGATCAACACCGTCAACGCAAGAAGAAGACAGTTGtggtataaaatgtttgtactACACATTGCAGTGTTGTGATTGCGTACTTATGTGA